The proteins below are encoded in one region of Candidatus Planktophila lacus:
- a CDS encoding carbohydrate kinase family protein: MTINVLCIGDVMLDVIARINVSPQKINFGSDTASRISTSSGGAAGNVAAWLTRTDARSTIVSHVGDDPAGAAIVAEFDALGVNHGDLIIPGETSGVVVVLVDSSGERTMFPDKGANSRLTVTDLPDLGSFQAVYISGYALLNPLARDGVLAMIEKIKADGLPIYFDPASVGAMKDVADKELHNWFSMMDVLFLNEEESIYLTGSVDIERALDYLLDFSQVVVIKRGSAGAIAKARGFDSISLPAVAATVVDTTGAGDSFAAGFIASYSMNHDLTAALQAGGELAAGCVAIVGGRPRVGTAI, translated from the coding sequence ATGACAATTAACGTTCTGTGTATCGGCGATGTAATGCTCGATGTCATCGCCCGCATAAACGTTTCTCCCCAAAAAATTAATTTCGGTAGCGATACCGCAAGCCGCATCAGCACCAGCAGTGGTGGAGCCGCAGGAAATGTCGCCGCTTGGCTAACTCGTACCGATGCACGGAGCACAATCGTTAGCCACGTTGGAGATGATCCAGCAGGTGCTGCGATCGTTGCAGAATTCGATGCCTTAGGCGTAAACCATGGAGATCTAATAATTCCAGGTGAAACGTCCGGCGTTGTTGTAGTTCTTGTTGACTCATCAGGTGAGCGCACTATGTTTCCGGATAAAGGTGCAAATTCACGACTAACCGTGACAGACCTACCTGATCTGGGTTCATTTCAAGCTGTTTACATCTCTGGTTACGCGCTTCTCAATCCCTTAGCCCGTGATGGTGTTTTAGCGATGATTGAGAAGATCAAGGCAGATGGGCTACCGATTTATTTTGATCCCGCATCTGTTGGTGCGATGAAAGATGTTGCAGATAAAGAGTTACATAACTGGTTTTCAATGATGGATGTTTTATTCCTAAATGAAGAAGAATCGATTTACTTAACTGGCTCAGTTGATATTGAACGCGCTCTTGATTACCTGCTTGATTTCTCGCAGGTTGTCGTAATTAAACGCGGCTCTGCTGGCGCTATCGCCAAAGCACGCGGTTTTGATTCCATTAGCCTTCCTGCAGTTGCAGCTACCGTTGTTGATACAACAGGGGCTGGAGATAGTTTTGCCGCCGGATTTATCGCCTCATATTCGATGAACCACGATTTAACCGCTGCTTTACAGGCAGGTGGAGAGTTAGCGGCAGGTTGTGTTGCAATCGTCGGCGGCAGACCGCGTGTAGGTACCGCGATTTAG
- a CDS encoding pseudouridine-5'-phosphate glycosidase, whose product MSHRMPFTPSPEVAAALAEGKPIVALESTIISHGLPRPQNLEVAREVEDIVRDHGAVPATIAVIDGVVHIGLTDDQLKAIANRDDIAKASSRDLAIISASKKSAATTVAATAHLAALAGIRVFATGGLGGVHRDANETFDESADLTALSQLDITVVCAGVKSILDVAATLERLETLAIGVVGYKTTAFPGFYLTDSGFTIEHRVESATEIAQIIHSREALKTNKSALVVANPVKHEMDRKRHDAILKSGLAGARKAGIVGKAVTPFLLEHFHTASEGESLSVNIEIIKSNSALAADIAVAKQQH is encoded by the coding sequence ATGAGCCACCGTATGCCTTTTACTCCATCGCCCGAAGTTGCTGCAGCGCTGGCTGAAGGAAAACCAATAGTTGCACTCGAATCAACGATCATCAGTCATGGTCTGCCGCGCCCACAAAATTTAGAGGTAGCGCGTGAAGTCGAAGATATCGTCCGTGATCATGGCGCAGTTCCAGCAACTATTGCGGTAATCGATGGAGTTGTTCATATTGGCTTAACCGATGACCAATTAAAGGCAATTGCTAATCGCGATGACATCGCTAAGGCATCTAGTCGCGACTTGGCCATTATCTCGGCGAGCAAGAAGAGCGCAGCGACAACAGTTGCTGCAACAGCACATTTAGCCGCACTTGCTGGAATCCGAGTCTTTGCAACTGGTGGTTTGGGCGGAGTTCACCGCGATGCCAATGAAACTTTTGATGAGTCTGCCGACCTTACGGCGCTTTCACAATTAGATATCACTGTTGTATGTGCTGGTGTTAAATCGATTCTCGATGTGGCAGCAACGTTAGAGCGTTTAGAAACACTAGCCATTGGCGTAGTTGGATATAAGACAACGGCCTTTCCAGGTTTCTACCTAACTGATTCTGGTTTTACAATCGAACATCGCGTGGAAAGCGCTACCGAGATCGCACAAATCATTCACTCACGTGAGGCGCTAAAGACCAATAAGAGCGCGTTGGTTGTCGCAAATCCGGTAAAGCACGAGATGGATCGCAAGCGCCATGATGCGATTTTGAAGAGCGGACTAGCCGGTGCACGTAAAGCGGGGATTGTCGGCAAGGCGGTAACTCCTTTCCTTCTCGAGCATTTCCACACCGCCAGCGAAGGCGAATCGCTTTCAGTAAATATCGAAATTATTAAATCGAACTCAGCACTTGCCGCTGATATCGCCGTTGCTAAGCAGCAGCACTAA
- a CDS encoding alkaline phosphatase family protein, which yields MHLSQITPSLFASLGLADASDQINCGASPNGRELLFLVDGLGADAVEKFSSYIPTLSALIRHGAVRTSFPSTTATSLATLTTGVNPGTHGMLGYTVQVPRSGGRILNSLKWDERVDPTIWQPVPTLFERATAADINVTHVAAKRYEDTGFTRAVFRGANYRGANIHEDLVTETVEALKKTPSFVYLYVNELDVAGHSDGVGSEKWLAALVAIDQLVANLLKKLPRKTRLWLTADHGMINVGEKIVIGQDNDLATDIATIAGEPRARHLYLADGAPLSAHKEVASRWEEYLGEKATIYLRDQAIAAGLFGSDVSLDASDRMGDVIAIAHGEMILIEAEREKQEGAMVGHHGGATDIESFVPLLTHVTS from the coding sequence GTGCATCTCTCGCAAATCACTCCTTCGCTCTTTGCCAGCCTAGGTTTAGCCGATGCCAGTGATCAAATAAATTGTGGTGCTAGCCCCAACGGCCGCGAACTTCTCTTTCTTGTAGATGGCTTAGGCGCAGATGCAGTTGAAAAGTTTTCTAGCTATATCCCAACACTTTCCGCGCTGATTCGCCACGGCGCTGTGCGCACTTCGTTTCCTTCAACGACGGCGACAAGCCTGGCAACGCTAACTACAGGTGTTAATCCCGGAACCCACGGAATGTTGGGTTACACCGTGCAAGTTCCACGCAGTGGTGGTCGCATTCTTAACTCACTTAAATGGGATGAACGCGTTGATCCAACAATTTGGCAACCTGTCCCGACTTTATTCGAGCGCGCAACGGCTGCAGATATCAACGTTACCCATGTTGCGGCAAAGCGTTATGAAGATACTGGTTTCACGCGCGCAGTCTTTCGCGGTGCAAATTACCGCGGCGCCAATATCCACGAAGATTTAGTTACCGAAACTGTTGAGGCGTTAAAGAAGACGCCATCATTTGTTTATCTCTATGTAAATGAACTAGATGTTGCTGGCCATAGCGATGGAGTAGGTTCAGAGAAATGGTTGGCTGCTCTTGTTGCAATCGATCAGCTAGTTGCGAACTTACTGAAAAAACTTCCACGTAAAACCAGGCTTTGGTTAACTGCCGATCACGGCATGATCAATGTCGGAGAAAAGATAGTTATTGGCCAAGACAATGACTTAGCCACTGATATCGCAACGATTGCCGGCGAGCCTCGTGCGCGCCACCTTTATTTGGCAGATGGCGCTCCGCTTAGCGCACATAAAGAAGTGGCATCGCGCTGGGAAGAATATTTGGGGGAGAAGGCCACTATTTATTTACGCGATCAAGCGATCGCAGCAGGGCTCTTTGGTAGCGATGTCTCACTTGATGCATCAGATCGCATGGGTGATGTAATCGCAATCGCACATGGCGAAATGATCTTGATCGAAGCCGAACGCGAAAAACAAGAAGGCGCAATGGTTGGCCACCATGGCGGAGCAACAGATATTGAAAGCTTTGTACCGCTGCTAACTCATGTAACGAGTTAG
- the sepH gene encoding septation protein SepH, with amino-acid sequence MSELRLTGKTPDGVHLALTDNDGNEHTLRISDTLRATVNQPRLTSVPVGDENEVMSVKEIQRRLRAGETMEVIARDGNISVDKVERFSGPILQERLFIIDQVHGLTPRRDGKETAKDAPTFLDIVISKLAPRGVDIDAIDWNTWRLEDGSWTIELHYPNRDGVGSAQFSFDTHRRSITPLDDNAAWMTGEAAPVRRIEPGLVYAEPSHPSRIEERTEPREPIRIDSAPVRSISSILDDLPDNDPTDEEFEAEVSRETPRLVSIRETPAPGDSQDGITARAKVPSWDEIMFGRKTTEEPTPEN; translated from the coding sequence ATGAGTGAGCTACGCCTAACCGGCAAGACCCCAGATGGGGTGCATCTAGCGCTCACCGACAACGATGGAAATGAACACACTTTGCGAATCAGCGACACTTTGCGCGCCACGGTAAACCAACCACGTTTGACTTCAGTCCCAGTTGGCGACGAGAACGAAGTGATGAGCGTTAAAGAGATTCAACGTCGTCTGCGCGCAGGCGAAACTATGGAAGTAATTGCACGCGATGGAAATATTTCAGTAGATAAAGTCGAACGTTTTTCTGGTCCAATTCTGCAAGAGCGTTTATTTATTATCGATCAAGTACATGGTCTGACTCCACGTCGCGATGGTAAAGAGACCGCTAAAGATGCGCCAACATTTCTCGACATCGTTATTTCAAAACTTGCACCACGCGGCGTAGATATCGATGCGATCGATTGGAACACCTGGCGTTTAGAAGATGGCAGTTGGACAATCGAACTCCACTATCCAAACCGCGATGGCGTTGGATCTGCACAGTTCTCATTTGATACCCATCGCCGTTCAATTACTCCGCTCGATGACAACGCGGCGTGGATGACCGGTGAAGCAGCACCTGTACGCCGTATCGAACCTGGTTTGGTTTATGCTGAGCCATCACATCCTTCACGTATTGAAGAACGCACAGAACCACGCGAACCAATTCGTATCGATAGCGCACCAGTGCGCAGCATCTCTTCCATCCTTGATGATCTTCCAGATAACGATCCGACAGATGAAGAATTTGAAGCAGAAGTAAGCCGTGAAACACCACGATTGGTTTCAATTCGCGAGACCCCTGCACCTGGCGATAGCCAAGATGGAATTACTGCACGCGCCAAAGTTCCTTCATGGGATGAAATTATGTTTGGCCGTAAAACTACCGAGGAACCAACCCCCGAAAACTAA
- the rplS gene encoding 50S ribosomal protein L19: MNILDAVDAKSLRHDVPQFRAGDELKIHVRVIEGSKSRIQVFQGIVIRRQGDGVRETFTIRKVSYGVGVERTFPVHTPVIEKIELVKKGDVRRAKLYYLRDLRGKAAKIREKRDGIEGYGDGILSTPEKEVIVEAPAAVVEEVVVEAPVAEAVVEAPVAEAAVEEVVVAEDAPAAEDKPAN, encoded by the coding sequence ATGAATATTCTTGATGCCGTTGATGCGAAGTCACTTCGCCATGACGTCCCACAATTTCGCGCTGGAGACGAGTTAAAGATCCACGTCCGCGTTATCGAAGGTAGCAAGAGCCGTATCCAGGTCTTCCAAGGAATCGTTATCCGTCGCCAAGGTGATGGCGTTCGCGAAACTTTCACAATTCGTAAGGTCTCTTACGGCGTTGGAGTAGAACGTACCTTCCCAGTACACACACCAGTTATTGAAAAGATCGAACTCGTAAAGAAGGGCGATGTACGTCGCGCCAAGCTTTACTACCTCCGCGATCTTCGCGGTAAGGCTGCCAAGATTCGCGAAAAGCGCGATGGCATCGAAGGTTACGGCGATGGAATCCTTTCAACTCCTGAGAAGGAAGTAATCGTTGAGGCGCCTGCTGCCGTGGTTGAAGAAGTAGTTGTTGAGGCTCCAGTGGCGGAAGCAGTGGTTGAAGCTCCAGTTGCTGAAGCAGCAGTTGAAGAAGTTGTGGTTGCGGAAGATGCACCAGCAGCTGAAGACAAGCCTGCTAACTAA
- the lepB gene encoding signal peptidase I, whose product MPRKGSLLRELPILVVVALAVSLVIKSFLVQFFYIPSGSMENTLQINDRVAVNKVPFISKSINRGDVVVFRDPDNWLPEPYSADGNKYIAKIKEGFVAVGVLPNPAKQYLVKRVIGVAGDKVECCAKNKKLMINGVEIDEPYIFAGNTPSDTKFNVTVPEGKIWVMGDHRGASADSRFHQDDINQGMVPTSKVTGRVIGIIWPIKNFGLVGSYSSLK is encoded by the coding sequence ATGCCACGCAAGGGCTCGCTATTACGCGAGTTACCTATTCTGGTTGTTGTCGCGCTCGCAGTTTCGCTCGTCATCAAATCATTTCTAGTTCAGTTCTTCTATATCCCTTCTGGGTCGATGGAGAACACCCTTCAGATCAATGATCGCGTTGCGGTAAATAAAGTCCCTTTCATTAGCAAGTCAATCAATCGCGGAGATGTAGTTGTCTTTCGCGATCCAGATAACTGGCTACCTGAGCCATACAGCGCAGATGGAAATAAATACATAGCCAAGATTAAAGAAGGCTTTGTTGCCGTTGGCGTTCTACCAAATCCAGCAAAGCAATATCTGGTTAAGCGAGTAATTGGCGTTGCCGGCGATAAAGTCGAATGCTGTGCCAAGAATAAGAAATTAATGATCAACGGCGTTGAAATTGATGAGCCATATATCTTCGCGGGAAATACACCTAGCGATACTAAATTTAATGTCACCGTACCTGAAGGCAAGATCTGGGTAATGGGAGATCACCGTGGCGCCAGCGCTGATTCACGTTTCCATCAAGACGATATAAATCAAGGAATGGTGCCAACTTCTAAGGTAACCGGGCGCGTTATCGGAATTATCTGGCCAATTAAGAATTTTGGATTAGTTGGCTCTTACTCTTCGCTTAAGTAG
- a CDS encoding ribonuclease HII, whose protein sequence is MVKVIESLLIEAGITPLAGVDEAGRGACAGPLVIASVVLADPFAPELAKVRDSKDVSESEREKLFDLVTSTALSISVITVPAAEVDSRGVHAANLDGMRRAVQGLSVTPNYVLTDGYAIEGLAIPNVAVWKGDQVVTCISAASIIAKVTRDRIMRELDTEFPNYGFAKHKGYITKVHTEALQEHGPCIEHRRSFANIAVLL, encoded by the coding sequence ATGGTGAAGGTAATTGAATCGCTGCTAATTGAAGCAGGTATCACGCCACTTGCCGGAGTAGATGAAGCAGGACGCGGTGCATGCGCCGGACCCCTAGTAATTGCATCAGTAGTGCTCGCCGATCCCTTTGCACCAGAGTTAGCAAAAGTTCGTGATTCAAAAGATGTATCTGAATCAGAGCGAGAAAAGTTATTTGATCTCGTAACATCTACAGCGCTTTCTATTAGCGTGATAACTGTGCCAGCGGCCGAAGTTGATTCTCGCGGTGTGCACGCGGCAAACCTCGATGGCATGCGCCGTGCGGTGCAGGGCTTATCGGTCACACCTAACTACGTGCTTACAGATGGTTATGCCATTGAAGGTTTAGCGATTCCCAATGTGGCAGTTTGGAAAGGCGACCAAGTCGTTACATGCATTAGCGCTGCTTCAATTATCGCTAAAGTTACTCGTGACCGCATAATGCGCGAATTAGATACTGAATTCCCAAATTATGGCTTTGCCAAACATAAGGGCTATATCACCAAAGTCCACACCGAAGCGTTGCAAGAACACGGCCCGTGTATAGAACACCGCCGCTCTTTCGCAAATATTGCAGTGCTCCTTTAA
- a CDS encoding YraN family protein, which produces MGKVGEKKNNQKTGAFGEQVTADYLIARGDEILDRNWRVREGEIDLVSLSSDGVFHFIEVKTRSSLAFGHPFEAINRDKAHRMQRLALAWLATHGCLGCEYAIDVVAVLIAVDGTHTLEYRGAIL; this is translated from the coding sequence ATGGGCAAAGTAGGCGAGAAGAAGAACAATCAAAAGACTGGTGCATTTGGCGAACAAGTAACCGCTGATTACTTGATTGCACGTGGAGACGAGATTCTGGACCGCAATTGGCGAGTGCGCGAAGGCGAGATAGATCTGGTTTCGCTAAGTAGCGATGGCGTTTTTCACTTTATCGAAGTAAAGACTCGTTCATCACTTGCCTTTGGCCACCCCTTTGAGGCAATCAATCGCGATAAAGCCCATCGCATGCAACGTTTAGCACTTGCTTGGCTGGCTACCCATGGATGCTTAGGTTGCGAATACGCGATCGATGTTGTGGCTGTTCTTATTGCAGTCGATGGAACACATACCTTGGAATATCGAGGGGCGATCCTATGA
- a CDS encoding YifB family Mg chelatase-like AAA ATPase, protein MSLGQTTCVALHGLDGAIVTVEVDIADGLPMYSLLGLPDAALNESRDRVRAALINSNEVWPNKKVTVSLSPAWLPKSGSGFDLSIALAILIAHGALPQEPLEDVVILGELALDGRIRSVRGVLPALIAAYKSGIKRALVSPENYGEASLMTQMEILTFPNLAQVLRFLRTGEITSAPQLDLELSVEEVQPDFSDVAGQTRARFAAEVAASGGHHLLLIGPPGAGKTMIAARLPTILPALGIDQALEVTAVHSIAGSLGTRSPMSLVAPIVSPHHSASRVAMVGGGSHAIKPGACSLAHHGVLFIDEAPECAVGVLDSLRQPLESGTITIARSVGSITFPAQFLLVLAANPCPCGKFSGKGRACICSSLAVRRYLGKLSGPLMDRIDMRVQVEPVSRTEMAQTELGESSAVIRDRVVAARATAEERFANESWKLNSQIPSRALRTTYKPERAAMNFLHDQLEKELLTARGLHKIIRLSWTLADLAGHTIPNLADVQRAHQLREGSEL, encoded by the coding sequence ATGAGCCTTGGTCAAACGACTTGTGTTGCTCTGCATGGCCTCGACGGTGCGATTGTCACTGTTGAAGTAGATATCGCTGATGGCCTGCCGATGTATTCGCTACTTGGATTACCGGATGCGGCGCTTAACGAATCTCGCGATCGAGTACGTGCAGCGCTAATTAATTCAAATGAAGTCTGGCCCAACAAGAAAGTAACTGTCTCGCTATCGCCTGCTTGGTTACCAAAGAGCGGTTCGGGTTTTGATCTATCTATTGCGCTAGCGATTTTGATCGCTCATGGTGCGCTGCCGCAAGAACCACTCGAAGACGTTGTTATCTTGGGCGAGCTGGCACTTGATGGTCGTATCCGTTCGGTGCGCGGAGTACTGCCAGCGCTAATTGCGGCATATAAATCAGGGATCAAAAGGGCTCTTGTTTCGCCAGAAAATTATGGGGAAGCATCGCTCATGACACAGATGGAGATCTTAACTTTCCCAAACCTGGCACAAGTTCTACGTTTCTTGCGAACCGGAGAAATTACATCTGCGCCGCAACTTGATCTAGAACTTTCAGTAGAAGAAGTTCAACCTGATTTCTCCGATGTTGCAGGTCAAACACGTGCTCGATTTGCAGCAGAGGTAGCAGCAAGTGGGGGACACCATTTGCTCTTGATCGGTCCACCAGGTGCGGGTAAGACAATGATCGCAGCGCGGCTGCCAACTATCTTGCCCGCACTTGGTATTGATCAAGCACTTGAAGTAACAGCAGTTCATTCAATTGCGGGTTCTCTTGGAACTCGTTCGCCAATGTCTTTAGTTGCGCCAATAGTTTCGCCTCATCACAGCGCATCACGCGTTGCCATGGTTGGCGGTGGATCGCATGCGATAAAGCCAGGTGCTTGTTCGCTGGCACACCACGGAGTTCTCTTTATCGATGAAGCCCCCGAATGCGCAGTTGGAGTTTTAGATTCACTCCGCCAGCCGTTGGAATCCGGCACGATCACGATTGCACGTAGCGTTGGCAGCATTACCTTTCCCGCACAATTTCTCTTGGTGCTGGCTGCCAATCCTTGTCCATGCGGAAAGTTCTCCGGTAAAGGTCGGGCATGTATCTGTTCCTCACTTGCGGTGCGGCGCTATCTCGGAAAGCTATCTGGACCTTTGATGGACCGAATTGATATGCGCGTGCAAGTTGAACCAGTTAGCCGAACTGAAATGGCGCAGACCGAACTCGGTGAAAGTAGCGCAGTAATTCGCGATCGGGTAGTTGCCGCAAGAGCTACTGCAGAAGAGCGATTTGCGAACGAGAGTTGGAAGTTGAATTCGCAGATCCCATCTCGGGCACTGCGCACGACATATAAACCTGAACGCGCTGCCATGAATTTTCTCCACGACCAATTAGAGAAAGAGTTGCTCACTGCGCGCGGATTACACAAGATCATCCGCCTTTCGTGGACTCTGGCAGATCTTGCCGGCCACACAATTCCGAACCTTGCTGATGTGCAACGCGCTCACCAACTACGAGAGGGATCAGAGTTATGA
- the dprA gene encoding DNA-processing protein DprA, with translation MRDTQARLALFAAIEGGHVFWSQEIATYGSDHVYKKLIEGGYDGVKFGKTIDRLRALKVDEIAKSIESAGAIFLTPEMAQWPEQLNELAAPPIGLIVKGDIDVLQERGLAIVGTRNPTPYGIRNAGDFAAGFVDREWTIISGGAYGIDSAAHKGALIAEGSTVAVLAAGIDVAYPAGNARLFAEICENGALVSEVIPGAHAIPSRFLTRNRIIAALSQATLVVEAAFRSGSLRTARDAAELMRPVMAIPGPISAPTSEGCHRLIGERAAELVTSVGDAIELISTL, from the coding sequence ATGAGAGATACCCAGGCCCGGCTGGCACTCTTTGCCGCCATTGAAGGTGGACATGTTTTCTGGAGCCAAGAGATCGCAACTTATGGTTCTGATCATGTCTATAAGAAGTTAATAGAAGGAGGTTATGACGGAGTTAAATTCGGAAAGACGATAGACCGATTGCGCGCTCTTAAGGTAGACGAAATTGCCAAAAGCATTGAAAGCGCAGGTGCGATCTTCTTAACGCCAGAAATGGCGCAATGGCCCGAGCAATTAAATGAACTCGCTGCGCCACCAATCGGTTTAATTGTGAAAGGTGATATTGATGTATTGCAAGAACGAGGTCTCGCAATTGTCGGAACGCGCAATCCCACGCCTTATGGAATCCGTAATGCTGGAGATTTCGCTGCTGGCTTTGTAGATCGCGAATGGACGATTATCAGCGGTGGTGCATATGGGATTGATTCAGCAGCACATAAAGGTGCGCTTATTGCCGAAGGATCAACAGTTGCGGTGCTTGCTGCTGGAATAGATGTTGCATACCCGGCAGGAAATGCTCGGCTATTTGCTGAAATCTGCGAGAACGGTGCACTGGTCTCAGAAGTTATTCCTGGCGCCCATGCAATTCCGTCACGTTTTCTAACGCGCAATCGAATAATTGCCGCGCTTTCACAAGCAACCTTGGTAGTTGAAGCCGCCTTTCGTTCTGGCTCACTTCGAACCGCACGCGATGCCGCAGAGCTAATGCGTCCGGTAATGGCTATACCTGGGCCGATAAGTGCTCCAACATCTGAAGGCTGTCATCGCTTAATCGGCGAACGCGCCGCTGAGTTGGTTACATCTGTTGGAGATGCGATCGAGTTGATTTCTACCCTTTAA
- the era gene encoding GTPase Era: MSEFRSGFVAIVGRPNTGKSTLINALVGSKIAITSPHPNTTRHAIRGIVNQPTFQAVLVDTPGIHKPKTLLGHRLNAVVGESMDSVDIVLMCLPADETSGGGDVFLAQEIAKHPRAKKFALVTKTDLISKEKLALRLAGINDLAKGFTWDEIVPISAAIHSQIDLLAELIGKSLPVGPAFYPEGMKSDQDQQQLICELIREAAMRDAREELPHSIMVTIDEMSERDEKGSRPFFDIHATIHVERDSQTGIILGHKGERLKDIGMRARADIERELNARIFLGLHVKVSKEWQRDPKLLQRLGFGEN; the protein is encoded by the coding sequence ATGAGTGAATTCCGTTCGGGCTTTGTCGCAATTGTCGGCCGCCCTAACACCGGAAAATCAACTCTCATCAACGCACTTGTCGGTAGCAAGATCGCGATAACTTCACCGCATCCCAACACCACGCGCCATGCGATCCGTGGCATCGTAAACCAACCAACTTTTCAAGCAGTGCTGGTTGATACCCCAGGTATCCATAAGCCAAAGACTCTGCTCGGCCATCGCCTAAATGCAGTTGTCGGCGAGAGCATGGATTCAGTAGATATCGTTTTGATGTGCCTGCCAGCAGATGAAACTTCTGGGGGAGGAGATGTATTTCTTGCCCAAGAGATTGCTAAACACCCGCGCGCTAAGAAATTCGCACTAGTTACTAAGACAGATTTAATCTCTAAGGAGAAATTGGCCCTGCGTCTAGCCGGAATCAACGATCTCGCTAAGGGATTTACATGGGATGAGATCGTTCCGATCTCTGCAGCGATACATTCACAGATCGATTTATTAGCTGAGTTAATTGGTAAAAGCCTGCCGGTTGGCCCAGCCTTCTATCCCGAAGGAATGAAGAGCGATCAAGATCAGCAGCAGTTGATCTGCGAGTTAATTCGCGAAGCTGCCATGCGCGATGCCCGTGAAGAACTTCCACACTCGATTATGGTGACAATCGATGAGATGTCAGAGCGCGATGAAAAAGGCTCACGACCATTCTTTGATATTCACGCAACTATCCACGTGGAACGCGATTCACAGACCGGAATCATCTTGGGCCATAAAGGCGAGAGATTGAAAGATATTGGAATGCGTGCACGTGCAGATATCGAACGCGAACTTAACGCGCGAATCTTCTTAGGGCTACATGTAAAGGTATCTAAAGAATGGCAGCGCGATCCTAAGTTGCTGCAGCGTTTGGGATTTGGCGAAAACTAA
- a CDS encoding DMT family transporter, protein MSRRNLILFILAGFLWGIPYLFIKVAVDPQDGFTPAIVVFGRVFIGALVLIPIAIYDKTFFSAIKHWRFIAVYALFEMVGPWILIGTAEQKISSGLAGLLVSSVPIFSTLIASRYGDKSVWQPKRLFGIAIGFLGVFLLVGIESITGSSDPLSILMVIAASIGYAFAVIYITRKMPDGSGIAINGIAMVITAVFYAPALFFWPDHAISNEAIYSLIALGVLSTGIAFAVFFTVMAEIGPTRASLVTYMNTAFAVVLGVIILNEPLTVGIIVGLPLVLIGSYLASRRTSA, encoded by the coding sequence ATGTCGCGCCGTAATTTGATCCTCTTTATCTTGGCTGGCTTTCTTTGGGGTATCCCGTATTTATTTATTAAGGTCGCAGTTGATCCGCAAGACGGATTCACTCCCGCCATCGTCGTCTTCGGTCGTGTATTTATCGGAGCGCTAGTTCTGATTCCAATTGCGATCTACGACAAAACTTTCTTTTCCGCGATTAAGCATTGGCGCTTCATAGCCGTCTATGCCCTCTTTGAAATGGTTGGTCCGTGGATTCTGATCGGAACAGCAGAGCAGAAGATCTCATCTGGGCTAGCTGGTTTGCTCGTTTCCTCAGTACCTATCTTTTCGACGCTAATTGCATCTCGCTACGGTGATAAATCTGTCTGGCAACCAAAGCGCTTGTTCGGAATCGCTATCGGTTTTCTCGGCGTCTTCTTACTTGTCGGTATTGAGAGCATCACCGGTTCATCTGATCCGCTATCAATCTTGATGGTCATCGCCGCATCTATCGGTTACGCCTTTGCCGTTATCTACATTACGCGCAAGATGCCTGATGGATCGGGCATTGCGATCAACGGTATCGCCATGGTGATTACTGCAGTCTTTTATGCACCAGCGCTCTTCTTCTGGCCAGATCACGCAATAAGCAATGAGGCGATTTATTCGCTGATCGCACTCGGAGTCTTATCTACCGGAATCGCATTTGCTGTCTTCTTCACAGTGATGGCTGAGATCGGGCCTACCCGCGCATCGCTGGTTACTTATATGAATACCGCTTTTGCAGTGGTTCTTGGCGTAATTATTTTAAATGAACCGCTAACCGTTGGAATTATTGTTGGACTACCTCTGGTTTTGATCGGCTCATATTTAGCAAGCCGCAGAACAAGCGCTTAG